The following are from one region of the Mustela lutreola isolate mMusLut2 chromosome 9, mMusLut2.pri, whole genome shotgun sequence genome:
- the FNDC11 gene encoding fibronectin type III domain-containing protein 11 — protein sequence MSFRVPGPGLGKMKLDSAQSSLDQEEAEEAEDRQLLEPAAWRAYMERRTALREFLTSDLSPHLLRRHHGRMELLQKCSFHIEILPKHLALGDQNPLVLPSTMLQLIDPWKFQRMKKVGTAQTKIQLLLLGDLLEQLDRGRAELGALLESPDPRPFLAGWGLVARRLAELSAVMDSFLAMMVPGRLHMKHRLVSDIGATKIPHIRLMLSTKMPVMFDRKGSVAHQDWASLRWFVTIQPAAPEQFELRFKLLDPRTQQESTQCGTIPVAACAFDIHNLLPNRSYRFTVKRAESYTLVYEPWRDSLTLQTRPGPPEGPSPSRLGKPGLPLTTLSER from the coding sequence ATGAGCTTCCGGGTGCCGGGCCCGGGCCTGGGCAAGATGAAGCTGGACAGTGCGCAGTCCTCCCTGGACCAGGAGGAGGCCGAGGAGGCAGAGGACCGGCAGCTGCTGGAGCCGGCGGCCTGGCGAGCCTACATGGAGCGCCGCACCGCGCTGCGCGAGTTCCTGACCTCAGACCTGAGCCCGCACCTGCTCAGGCGCCACCACGGGCGCATGGAGCTGCTCCAGAAGTGCTCCTTCCACATCGAGATCCTCCCCAAGCACCTGGCCCTGGGCGACCAGAATCCCCTGGTGCTGCCCAGTACCATGCTCCAGCTCATCGACCCCTGGAAGTTCCAGCGCATGAAGAAGGTGGGCACCGCCCAGACCAAGATCCAGCTCCTGCTGCTCGGGGACCTGCTGGAGCAGCTGGACCGGGGCCGCGCCGAGCTGGGCGCCCTGCTGGAGTCGCCCGACCCGCGACCCTTCCTGGCGGGCTGGGGGCTGGTGGCGCGGAGGCTGGCGGAGCTGTCGGCCGTCATGGACAGCTTCCTGGCCATGATGGTGCCCGGGCGCCTGCACATGAAGCACCGCCTGGTGTCCGACATCGGCGCCACCAAGATCCCGCACATCCGGCTGATGCTGAGCACCAAGATGCCCGTCATGTTCGACCGCAAGGGGTCGGTGGCCCACCAGGACTGGGCCAGCCTGCGCTGGTTTGTCACCATCCAGCCGGCGGCCCCTGAGCAGTTTGAGCTGCGCTTCAAGCTGCTGGACCCGCGGACGCAGCAGGAGTCCACGCAGTGTGGCACCATCCCCGTGGCGGCCTGTGCCTTCGACATCCACAATCTGCTGCCCAACCGCTCCTACAGGTTCACGGTCAAGAGAGCAGAGAGCTACACACTGGTGTACGAGCCGTGGCGGGACAGCCTCACCCTGCAGACGAGGCCGGGGCCCCCAGAAGGGCCCAGCCCTAGTCGGCTAGGCAAGCCAGGCCTGCCCCTGACCACACTTTCTGAGAgatga